The sequence below is a genomic window from Deinococcus planocerae.
GGCGGGCCTCAGGACCGCCGCCTCCCCCTCGCCCAGCATCCAGCCCGTCGTCAGGCGCAGGTTCTGCTCGTGCGTGACGATGACCGTGTTCGTGCCCGCGCGGGGCGGTGTCCTCAGCAAGGCACGCAGATTTCCGGTCACCCCCTGCCGGTCCGCCTCCGTTCCGCTGCGAAAGTACGGGTTGTTGAGGGCTGGCGTGGGGGTCACCCGCCCGGCGAGCAGCGCGGCGCTCTCGCGGTTGCGGCAATACTCGCCGCTGAGCACGGTACCGATGGGGATGCGAAGCGCCCGGAGCAGCCGACCGACCTCGCGGGCATGCGCGCGCCCCGCCTCGCTGAGGTTGCGCTGGGTGGCGCAGTCCCGGAGGTCCACCGTCGCCGCGTCTGTCCCCTGCGTGTCGAAATGGCGGAAGTAGAGAACCCATCCCCCAGCCCGCAGCCCGGCGAGAAGGGCGGGGCTGAGCGTCTCCGGGACCGTCTGCGCGAACGCGGCAGGGGAGAGCAACAGGGACAGGGCGGCGAGCAGGCGGCGCATGGTTCAGGGTAGGAGACGGGTCTGCCCGGGACTGTGCCGACGCGCAGCCAAAAGAAAAAGCCCCAGCCGAAGCCGGGGCCTGTGGTCACTGCGTTTACTTCTGCCCGTGCACGACGAGCTTGAGCGGAATCGTGACTTCGGGGTGGGCGCGGTAGGAGATGTCGTACTCGCCGACTTCCTTGACGGTCTTCGGCATCTCGATCCGGCGGCGGTCCACGTCGAAGCCGAGGCGGTCGAGGGCCCCCGCCACGTCGGCGTGGGTCACGGCGCCGTAGATCTTGCCCTCGCCCGCGCGGACGCTGAGTTCCACGGCGACGCCGTTGAGACGGCTGGCGAGGTCCTCGGCCTGGGCCTTGTCCTTCGCCTGCTGCTTCTGGCGGGCGCGGACCTGGGCCTCCAGGGTCCTCATGTTCGCCGCGTTGGCAGGGGACGCCATCCCGCGGGGAATCAGGAAGTTGCGGGCGTAGCCGGGCTTAACGGTCACCACGTCGCCGGTCTTGCCCAGGCGACCGGGTTCGAGAAGGATCACTTGCATATCAGGGTCCTCCTTACTTCCGGACCAGCTTCTCGGTGTAGGGCAGCAGCGCGAGCTGGCGGGCGATCTTGATCGTCTGCGAGATGCGGCGCTGGTGCTTGGCCGAGAGGCCGGTGCGGCGGCGGGGGAGGATCTTGCCGGTGTCGGAAACGAACCGGCGAAGCATCTTCACGTCCTTGTAATCGGTGATCTCCAGTTCCCCAATCGAGAACGGGTCGACCTTGGGCTTGCGGGGGCGCTTGGGCCCCTTGGGACGGGGCTTGCGCTCCGTGTTGCTGCTCTGCGTCATGTGGGTTCCTCAATGCCTGCCACGCTCTGAGGGGCTCAGAAGGGCAGGTCTTCTTCTTCCGGCGGGAAATCGTCGAGACCTTGGTCAATATCCAAGCCCCCCGAACGGGTCCCCGTGTTCGCCGCCCGGCTCGGCTGCGCGCGACTTGAAGACGCGGCGGCAGGCTGGGGGCGCGCCGAGCTGCTCGCGGTCTGGGTGCGAGGTGCGGCGGGGGTGGCTGCGGGACTGCCGGTCATGCCCGCGCCTCGGGACAGGGCTTCGACTCGCGTCGCCTCTACTTTGGTGCTGTTGCGCTTGTTGCCGTCGCGGTCGGTCCACGCCTCGTTCACGAGCCTTCCCTGAATCAGGACGGGATCGCCCTTCTTCAGGTCCTTCATGCTCTCGGCGAGGTCGCGCCACAGCGTCACGTCGATCCAGTGCGTCTTTTCCTGCTTCTGCCCCTGTCGGTCAT
It includes:
- a CDS encoding histidine phosphatase family protein — translated: MRRLLAALSLLLSPAAFAQTVPETLSPALLAGLRAGGWVLYFRHFDTQGTDAATVDLRDCATQRNLSEAGRAHAREVGRLLRALRIPIGTVLSGEYCRNRESAALLAGRVTPTPALNNPYFRSGTEADRQGVTGNLRALLRTPPRAGTNTVIVTHEQNLRLTTGWMLGEGEAAVLRPAPDGSFRVLARVTREEWEAALGQGR
- the rplI gene encoding 50S ribosomal protein L9 gives rise to the protein MQVILLEPGRLGKTGDVVTVKPGYARNFLIPRGMASPANAANMRTLEAQVRARQKQQAKDKAQAEDLASRLNGVAVELSVRAGEGKIYGAVTHADVAGALDRLGFDVDRRRIEMPKTVKEVGEYDISYRAHPEVTIPLKLVVHGQK
- the rpsR gene encoding 30S ribosomal protein S18, which encodes MTQSSNTERKPRPKGPKRPRKPKVDPFSIGELEITDYKDVKMLRRFVSDTGKILPRRRTGLSAKHQRRISQTIKIARQLALLPYTEKLVRK